A genomic window from Algoriphagus sp. Y33 includes:
- a CDS encoding glycosyltransferase family 2 protein, producing the protein MPSLLTLPLVSIITVNFNQSKLTEELLHSLEKISYYNTETIVVDNGSDKWDFQGLQKRFPWVKLVRSKENLGFAGGNNLGISVAKGKYLMFLNNDTEVTPGFLEPLVTIFEQNPNIGSASPKIKYYHSPNQNTIQWGGSDGVSSLTVRGKVHGGEEEDIGQCDQITETQLVHGAAMMVPFEVVKRVGLIPDIYFLYYEEHDWTEMIKRAGYSIYYVGSSTVYHKESMTVGIFSPMKVYYINRGRLIFTRRNRTGLNRVASLLFFGLVALPKNLVAYLIQGKWRLAKALLAACIWNIQNPSVHDHPVLQEGNPGTYRIVGQRNSTMHKF; encoded by the coding sequence GTGCCATCACTACTTACCCTTCCGCTTGTTTCCATAATCACCGTTAATTTTAATCAAAGCAAACTTACAGAAGAACTTCTGCATTCTTTGGAAAAGATTAGCTACTACAATACGGAAACCATAGTAGTGGACAACGGATCCGACAAATGGGATTTTCAGGGACTTCAAAAACGGTTTCCTTGGGTCAAACTGGTCAGGAGTAAGGAAAATCTGGGTTTTGCCGGAGGAAATAACCTTGGAATCAGTGTAGCAAAAGGAAAGTATCTCATGTTTCTAAACAATGACACCGAGGTGACACCTGGGTTTTTGGAACCTCTGGTTACCATCTTTGAGCAAAACCCAAACATAGGTTCAGCTTCTCCAAAGATAAAATATTATCATAGTCCCAATCAAAACACCATTCAATGGGGAGGCTCTGACGGTGTTAGCTCCCTCACTGTACGGGGAAAAGTGCATGGCGGCGAAGAAGAAGATATCGGCCAATGCGATCAGATTACGGAAACCCAGCTAGTCCACGGCGCGGCTATGATGGTTCCATTTGAGGTAGTGAAAAGAGTCGGATTAATTCCTGATATTTATTTTCTCTATTATGAAGAGCATGATTGGACCGAGATGATTAAGCGTGCCGGCTATAGCATATATTATGTGGGTAGCTCTACGGTGTATCACAAGGAATCCATGACTGTGGGAATATTCAGTCCTATGAAGGTTTATTATATCAACAGGGGAAGATTGATTTTCACACGAAGAAACAGGACGGGTCTGAATAGGGTGGCAAGTTTACTTTTTTTTGGACTGGTCGCTTTACCCAAAAACCTGGTTGCTTACCTGATACAAGGTAAATGGAGACTTGCAAAAGCCTTATTGGCTGCATGCATTTGGAATATTCAAAATCCTTCTGTACATGACCACCCCGTATTACAGGAAGGTAATCCAGGGACATATAGGATAGTGGGACAACGTAACTCTACCATGCATAAATTCTAA